Genomic window ([Empedobacter] haloabium):
CATGGGCCGCCAGAACATCCTCGGCGTGCAGTCCGTCGGCCTGGCCGATCCGATGGGACTGGCCTTTGCCGCCACCAGCCCGAACGTGCTGTTCGCGGCGATGAACCACTCCGGTGTGTACGGGCCGTATGGCGCCAACAACGGCGGCACCGCGCTGCGGCAGAACAATTCGGTGCGCTATGTCTCGCCGATCTGGCGCGGGGCCGGGTTCGCGCTGATGCACGGCTTCGGCGAGCAGGCCGGCGATGCCGAGAAAAGCACCTACCAGGGCGCTTCCGCCTTCTACAACAACGGCGCGCTGGCCGTCGCCGGCGCCTATGCGCGACTGAAGAACGTGACCAACACCGACCGGCTGGCGTCGCATGCCTACGGCATCAAGTACACCACGGGCGTGGCCGTGCTGAAGTCGACGTGGGCGCAGAACCGGCTGGAGAGCACGGGCCGCAAGATCACGATTGTCGGCGTCGGGGTCGACGTGCCCGCCAGCCCGGCCCTGACCTTGACCGGCGCGTTCTACAACACGCGCCGCTCGGGCGACCTGAGTGACGAGTCACGCCAATACATCTTCATCGCCCGCTATGGCTTCAGCAAGCGCAGCACGGGCTATCTGTCGCTGGGCCGCGCCACCACCGACAGCGTGGTCAGCGCCAGCCAGATCAACCTGGCGCAGGGCTTCGTCCCGGTCGGCAGCGATGCGGCCAACCGCTTCACGGTCGGCCTGATGCATTCGTTCTGACGCTCAGCGCGCGGCCGTGGCCTGCGCTTCCTGCAAGGTGCGCCACAGC
Coding sequences:
- a CDS encoding porin, whose amino-acid sequence is MKKTIAAMAVLYAMSLGAAAQSGITLYGIVDAGVTRVSGNGSGGNRTSVEAGQMQVSRWGVRGVEDLGNGLKARFGLESTLLNDTGVAGVATGTPSNTSLFDREATVGIAGPFGSLDMGRQNILGVQSVGLADPMGLAFAATSPNVLFAAMNHSGVYGPYGANNGGTALRQNNSVRYVSPIWRGAGFALMHGFGEQAGDAEKSTYQGASAFYNNGALAVAGAYARLKNVTNTDRLASHAYGIKYTTGVAVLKSTWAQNRLESTGRKITIVGVGVDVPASPALTLTGAFYNTRRSGDLSDESRQYIFIARYGFSKRSTGYLSLGRATTDSVVSASQINLAQGFVPVGSDAANRFTVGLMHSF